In Runella sp. SP2, the genomic window AATACCAAGGGAAAGGGAGTGTGGTACTGCCATTGCCTGTGGGCTCAGGGATGTTGTCGATTGAGCCGCATAGCCACCACGATTTAAAAAATGCGCCTGAAATTCAGACCGAAATTCTAACCCGAGGTATGATGTCTAGTTTTCCGCCCGATTTTTTATTTCAACCTGAACAAACGGCCGCCTCTTTTTACTACGTCGAACGTCTCCGAACGGTCAACAAAGAAGTAGTTTTTTACGAAAGAATCGCACTTCCTGCCAGCGAACTCCCTAATTTTTACAGAATTACCCTAGAAAACAAGTCATTGTTTGATACTTTACGAAAACGTTATAACGTAATTGTAAAAGGCGGAGAAGAAAAGGTATGGGCCATGACCGCTCCCAATGAGATAGCCCACCTGATGCGCATCCCGACGGGCAAACCCATTTTGCGTCTCGAAAAGAAAATTGAAACCAACCGTCCGCACCTTACCTTTTTTTCGTCGTTGTTTGCCTGCACCAACAAATACTTATTAAAAGGTCGGTTTTAATCGCTGCATCTTTTTTATATTTGAGATATAAACCTCTATCCACTTTCTACCATGGGTGTACTATCTCAAATTAAGCAAAAAGCGCTTACTGTTAAAGAACAGTTATTTCCCCAAACAGAGTTTGATGCTGCCACGCTTCCTTGGATTGACCGCACGGATGCAAACATTGATACCTTTATCAAGGATTATCAGCCTCCATTCGAGGTATCCTACGACTTAGCGGAAAAGCTAAAGTTTTGGCAGAAAAATGGTTATGTCGTTTTAGAGCAAGCCATTCAAGCAGAATTACTGAACGTTTTTTGGTCGGATGTGGAAGAGTTATTAGAAAATCCTACAAAGTATAAAATTTGGACGCGGATTGACCTTCCCCAATTCGACCCCGTCCGCGAACGCCAAATTGGGGAATTTCCCAAAGAAGCACTAAAAGGGAAGTATGTAAAACTCAACGATTTCCATAATCTATCGGTGGCAGGAAAGAAGTTGATGACTCACCCAGCCATTGTAACGTTTTTGGACGCCATTTTCCAGCAAAAAACCGTGGTGATGCAAAGCCTTACTTTTTTGTACGGAAGCCAGCAGCCTACGCACCAAGACTTCCCGTGGGTAACGGCCAAAATGCCGAGCCATTTGGCAGCAGCTTGGATTCCGCTCGAAGACATCAAAATTGATTCTGGCCCACTTTACTACTACATAGGTTCACACAAAATGCCTAAGTTCAATTTTGGAAACGGCATTGTTTATAACCAGCGCTCTACTCGAACGCCGCTTGAATTTGCAGAATATTTAGACAAAACGTGCGCAGAACTAAACTACCCCAAAGATACGCTGCTCATTAAGCGAGGGGATGTCCTCATTTGGCACGCGGCGTTGGCCCACGGCGGCGATATTATCGGTAATCCTGAACAAACGCGTAAATCGTACGTTTGCCATTATTCAACCGAGGAAGCACTGCCTTTTCACCGCCATCGCCCCGCTCAAAAACCCATCACGGAGCACCATAACGGCGTAGCTATTTACCATAATCCTGATTTTGGAGATCAAGAGAACATCTTGAAAGCAGGCGAAAAACTGTAACATCACTCCCAAATCACCTCAATCACTTCATTTTTGAGGTCAACGGTGGTGCGTGTTTCGCCGTCGCGGCGTTTGAGTGTGAGCTGTCCGTCCCGCACCCGTACAATCTCTTGCGAAAGTACGTGTGTGGGGCTTTTTTTATGGAACAAAGAAACCATATCGCCCGCTTCGGGAATTTTCAGAATATATGTCAAACCCTCCGCTTTGACTTCTTTGGCATAAGTAGCACTGGCTTCGGCCGAGTTTTGAACAAGCCCTAATGCCCGAGATGCCAAAGGCACGCCATAACCCACAAAATTGTTACCATAAGGGTACAAATGCGCCGATTTTTCGATGATTTGAATCAATTGTTTGTTGTTCAGCGCAGGATTAGCCTGCATCAAACAAGCCGCAAAACCCGTAATGACAGGTGCCGCCAAGGAGGTACCGTACAGCGAAAAGCAGGAAACGTTGGGTTTGAGATAAGGTAGATATTCGGGACCAATGCTGCTGTATCCGATTCGGTTCCAAAAACGCTGATTGGTCGCTCCCACCGAAAGAACGCCCTGCGCGTCGGCGGGGGTAGAAATAATGCGCCAACTTGGGTCGTCGCCTTCATTTCCTGCCGATACTACTACTAGCATCCCCTTCTTGTCGGCTGCGATTTGAGCCGCGCGGCTAATCACGCTCGTTTGGCCGTCCATTTGCGAAATCAAGTAATTCTCTTTGGGGTCGGTAAACCCTTGCGCGTACCCCAACGAGGTATTAATGAGGCGCACCCCCAAACTATCCATCCATTCCATCGCCGCCACCCAATTGTCTTCTTCTCCGCGCCATTCGCGCGTTCCGTGGTCGGTGCGAGCGAGGTAAAACTGGGCGTCAATAGCCAAACCACTTTGGGTATTTTCGGTGCGACTTGTGCCCGTGATGGCACTCATTACTTCCGTTCCGTGAAAATCAGAAAATGTCTCTTGGGTTTTGTAAAACGCATCCGAGTGGGTCAAAGGTGGGTTTACATAATCACGTTTGTCCAAAATCGCGTTGTTGTCAAATACATGTTTGAGGTAATGACTCTCTTTTGCTTCAAAAAAACCAGCATCAATCACCCCAATCGTAATGCCTTTGCCCGTCAGGCCCACTTTTTTAAATTCATCTGCCTGAATTTGGGTCATCACAGGCGCCATCGTTGAGCGGCGACGTGCGTTGGTTTTCGCAATGTAAAAACGCCCGTCCATGGGCTGAATTTTTTCTACAAACGAAAGCTGCTTTACGTCCTCCAATTGCTGCGAAGGAATGGAAACCGAAACGGCATTGAGCCAACGAGAAGCTATGACGGGCTGACACTGAAGGCTTTGGAGTTGTTTTAGGTATTCTTTATTAACGGGCAAATCGGTTTCGTCCGACACTGTAAGTCCTTGCAGACGGCGGTTTTCGAGCGTCTTAGCCGACACCGCAGGAGCGTCATGGGGGTTTTTATCTTTAAAAAAGACCCAGTACTTGGTTTGAGCAGATGCGGTAACGACTCCCCACATCCAAAGCAACAACAAACAACCGCCCTTTTGGTGCATAACGAAGATTTAGTCTATAAGTTAAGAAAAACTGCCAGCTCATACGTTGGCAATAATTCAACAAAATAAAGAAATAAGTCTAAATTTTTATACACTACTTCTTAAATTTCACCCAATCTGCGGCAGAAAGTACATTTTTTAGCGACCACCGCGCCTTCTTTTTCGTTTTCACCCGTACATTAGTAGTGTTTTCTGAACCCTTTCTGCTACGCTCTCATGCGCAAAATCCTTTTTTTTGTTTGGTATATTGGACTCAGTCTGCGCCTTTTTGGTCAAACCTATCAAATCGAACGAATAGGCACCGACAAAGGGCTTTCGCAAGGCTCTGTCTATGCCATGCTCAAAGATTCGCGCGGGTTTATGTGGTTTGGAACACAAGACGGCCTCAACCGCTACGACGGCCATCACTTTAAGGTGTATTATTCGGATACCGACCAGCCCAGCGCCCTACACGGAGGCTTCGTCAACTCAATGATTGAAGCGCCCAACGGCGACCTGTGGATAGGCACCGATTACGGACTTAACCTCTACCAACGCCAAACCGATGACTTTCGATTTTTCGCGAGCGCGCCCGAACGCAAAACGCCATCGGCTTGCAGCCCGTTTGCGGTACGGCCTCCTTTTGTATGGTATTGGTCGGAGTCGGAAGGCATCGTAAAGCTTAATTATGACACACAACAAAAAACCGTCCTCCTCGCCGACGTTTCGTACGATTTGGGGCTTCTCTCGGTGTCAAATGCCACCAAGTTTGGAAAAGACGGGCACTTGTGGGTAAGCCTTTCCGAAGGACTCATGCAGTACGATACGAGTAGTCGTCAGGCGCGCTATTTTTTTAGCAAACATCCCAAAAACATCACAGGCAATCCCATCAGTATTTTAAAAATATTGATGACCAAAGAAGGATTGATGTACCTCAGCCATTCCAACGGCGTGACGATTTTTGACCCAAAAACCACTGATTTCAAACACATTACTCAAATTAATGGCATAGAATTAAACGAAATTTACGATTTGGACGAATCGCCCGACGGGGATATTTGGCTTG contains:
- a CDS encoding GntR family transcriptional regulator; the protein is MTEAAPRLPQYQFLYETLRQQLHNGIYEIGSLLPSEKELQQAYKLTQPTIRQALSMLAEEGYIKKYQGKGSVVLPLPVGSGMLSIEPHSHHDLKNAPEIQTEILTRGMMSSFPPDFLFQPEQTAASFYYVERLRTVNKEVVFYERIALPASELPNFYRITLENKSLFDTLRKRYNVIVKGGEEKVWAMTAPNEIAHLMRIPTGKPILRLEKKIETNRPHLTFFSSLFACTNKYLLKGRF
- a CDS encoding phytanoyl-CoA dioxygenase family protein; translated protein: MGVLSQIKQKALTVKEQLFPQTEFDAATLPWIDRTDANIDTFIKDYQPPFEVSYDLAEKLKFWQKNGYVVLEQAIQAELLNVFWSDVEELLENPTKYKIWTRIDLPQFDPVRERQIGEFPKEALKGKYVKLNDFHNLSVAGKKLMTHPAIVTFLDAIFQQKTVVMQSLTFLYGSQQPTHQDFPWVTAKMPSHLAAAWIPLEDIKIDSGPLYYYIGSHKMPKFNFGNGIVYNQRSTRTPLEFAEYLDKTCAELNYPKDTLLIKRGDVLIWHAALAHGGDIIGNPEQTRKSYVCHYSTEEALPFHRHRPAQKPITEHHNGVAIYHNPDFGDQENILKAGEKL
- a CDS encoding S8 family serine peptidase, with amino-acid sequence MHQKGGCLLLLWMWGVVTASAQTKYWVFFKDKNPHDAPAVSAKTLENRRLQGLTVSDETDLPVNKEYLKQLQSLQCQPVIASRWLNAVSVSIPSQQLEDVKQLSFVEKIQPMDGRFYIAKTNARRRSTMAPVMTQIQADEFKKVGLTGKGITIGVIDAGFFEAKESHYLKHVFDNNAILDKRDYVNPPLTHSDAFYKTQETFSDFHGTEVMSAITGTSRTENTQSGLAIDAQFYLARTDHGTREWRGEEDNWVAAMEWMDSLGVRLINTSLGYAQGFTDPKENYLISQMDGQTSVISRAAQIAADKKGMLVVVSAGNEGDDPSWRIISTPADAQGVLSVGATNQRFWNRIGYSSIGPEYLPYLKPNVSCFSLYGTSLAAPVITGFAACLMQANPALNNKQLIQIIEKSAHLYPYGNNFVGYGVPLASRALGLVQNSAEASATYAKEVKAEGLTYILKIPEAGDMVSLFHKKSPTHVLSQEIVRVRDGQLTLKRRDGETRTTVDLKNEVIEVIWE